One segment of Bradyrhizobium sp. WD16 DNA contains the following:
- a CDS encoding cupin domain-containing protein, giving the protein MSIDIGERLRYLRGRHKLSQRELAKRAGVTNSTISLIESNQMNPSVGALKRILDGIPIGLSEFFAIEPERPHQAFFRADELIEIGKGRISFRQLGESMSGRKLQILKEHYQPGADTGRVLLVHEGEEGGIVISGRIEVTVGDERRILGPGDAYYFESRRPHRFRCVGPAACEVVSACTPPTF; this is encoded by the coding sequence ATGAGCATCGACATCGGCGAACGGCTTCGTTACCTGCGCGGCCGCCACAAGCTGTCGCAGCGCGAGCTCGCCAAGCGGGCCGGCGTCACCAATTCGACGATCTCGCTGATCGAATCGAACCAGATGAACCCCTCGGTCGGCGCGCTGAAGCGCATTCTCGACGGCATCCCCATCGGCTTGTCGGAATTCTTCGCCATCGAGCCGGAACGGCCGCACCAGGCCTTCTTCCGCGCCGACGAACTGATCGAGATCGGCAAGGGCCGGATCTCGTTTCGCCAGCTCGGCGAAAGCATGTCCGGGCGCAAGCTGCAGATCCTCAAGGAGCACTACCAGCCGGGCGCCGATACCGGGCGCGTGCTGCTGGTCCATGAGGGCGAGGAAGGCGGCATCGTGATTTCCGGACGGATCGAGGTGACCGTGGGCGACGAGCGGCGGATCCTCGGGCCGGGCGATGCGTATTACTTCGAAAGCCGCCGCCCCCACCGCTTTCGTTGCGTCGGGCCGGCGGCCTGCGAAGTAGTCAGCGCCTGCACCCCGCCGACATTCTGA
- a CDS encoding aspartate aminotransferase family protein, translated as MNAIPNTPSLDAYWMPFTANRQFKAKPRLMAAADGMYFTSVEGRRILDGSAGLWCVNAGHGRHEIADAVHRQLATLDYAPSFQMGHPAAFDLATRLAALAPAGLDRVFFTNSGSESVDTALKIALAYHRANGAASRTRLIGRERGYHGVGFGGLSVGGLVNNRRAFPTHLPGVDHLRHTHDLARNAFSPGLPPHGAELADDLERLVALHGADSIAAVIVEPVPGSAGVLPPPQDYLQRLRAICDRHGILLIFDEVITGFGRLGTPFASEYFGVKPDIFTTAKGLTNGAIPMGAVFASRAIHDALMQGPENQIELFHGYTYSGHPAACAAALATLDIYEREKLLNRGASLGAIWSDKLQGLRGAPNVIDIRTVGLMAGIELAPRDGAPGARGYELFLACLSRGLYVRYTADIIALSPPLIVTSEEITAITAIIAEALGQVA; from the coding sequence ATGAATGCCATTCCGAACACGCCGTCGCTTGACGCCTACTGGATGCCCTTTACCGCCAATCGCCAGTTCAAGGCGAAGCCCCGGCTGATGGCCGCCGCGGACGGAATGTATTTCACCTCGGTCGAGGGCCGCCGCATCCTCGACGGCTCGGCGGGCCTGTGGTGCGTCAATGCCGGCCACGGCCGGCATGAGATCGCCGACGCGGTTCATCGCCAGCTCGCGACCCTCGACTACGCGCCGTCGTTCCAGATGGGACATCCGGCGGCGTTCGATCTGGCGACGCGTCTCGCGGCGCTGGCGCCGGCCGGGCTCGACCGGGTGTTCTTCACCAATTCCGGCTCGGAATCGGTCGACACTGCGTTGAAGATCGCGCTGGCCTATCATCGCGCCAATGGCGCGGCCTCGCGCACCCGGCTGATCGGCCGCGAGCGCGGCTATCACGGCGTCGGCTTCGGCGGGCTCTCGGTCGGCGGCCTCGTCAACAATCGCCGGGCCTTTCCCACCCATCTGCCCGGCGTCGACCATCTGCGCCACACCCACGATCTCGCCCGCAACGCCTTTTCGCCCGGCCTGCCGCCGCACGGCGCCGAGCTCGCCGACGACCTCGAGCGCCTGGTGGCGCTGCACGGCGCCGACAGCATCGCCGCGGTCATCGTCGAGCCGGTGCCCGGCTCCGCCGGCGTGCTGCCGCCGCCGCAGGACTACCTGCAGCGGCTGCGCGCGATCTGCGACCGCCACGGCATTCTCCTGATCTTCGACGAGGTCATCACCGGCTTCGGCCGGCTCGGCACGCCGTTCGCCAGCGAGTACTTCGGCGTCAAGCCGGATATCTTCACCACCGCCAAGGGACTGACCAACGGCGCCATTCCCATGGGCGCGGTGTTCGCGAGCCGCGCGATCCACGACGCCCTGATGCAGGGGCCGGAGAACCAGATCGAGCTGTTCCACGGCTATACCTATTCGGGTCATCCGGCGGCCTGCGCCGCGGCGCTCGCCACCCTCGACATCTATGAGCGTGAGAAGCTCCTGAACCGTGGCGCTTCGCTTGGCGCAATCTGGTCGGACAAGCTGCAGGGCCTGCGCGGCGCGCCCAACGTCATCGACATCAGGACCGTCGGGCTGATGGCCGGCATCGAGCTCGCGCCGCGGGACGGGGCGCCGGGCGCGCGGGGCTACGAGCTGTTCCTCGCCTGCCTCAGCCGCGGGCTCTATGTGCGCTACACCGCCGACATCATCGCGCTGTCGCCGCCGTTGATCGTCACGTCCGAGGAGATCACCGCGATCACGGCGATCATCGCCGAGGCCCTCGGGCAGGTGGCCTGA